From one Phaeodactylum tricornutum CCAP 1055/1 chromosome 16, whole genome shotgun sequence genomic stretch:
- a CDS encoding predicted protein, with protein MGIPNLLQGLKFAVKKGNIRDYSDQAVAVDASSWFHKSVYAIADHYVEVLERTGRADARSIAAATQYVNKRCHEILTYARIRKIYLVMDGARCPLKVVTNDDRERRRQENLAEARVFRQQKRPDKMYEKYKACIKVKADLAAAVAQNIASAFPGKVELVWAPYEADAQLVKLAMNGTVQAIITEDSDVLVYAATCETTVSVLFKLDRNTGSCDIISMAWLLDPTETLVNPSKANPKKASGIEQIVDAFVSRQLRDPGRGVRLFVQACILTGCDYSPNQLSGVGFVNAFKHVQSAMHKDSKDRFRHVLKMLPRKAKDHLDPVVYEELLAQSESVFYYHPVREPDGRVVFLREPDTANEHWPSLDRFNGNLSFLGEIRNASDGTMQVLHPKEHEVAFPQPSVNAPADRVCRPASSFFTKNPNTRGGKPVKVSNPYQQAEKRPRTENRAPLQPKSPNEKTTKRSRKPFSKLCASKENTDRLQQHFGSSKNDVRFVLPSFTSEGARVPPRTLFSALRKPKKVTSGAAPFQINDENNDENAICNKNPIPQNSPICVPPALPEDTRQFLKLSAEDSQRRKVSYSPQNTEGKVAVCKTFVPSPQLDSEEMYPIKNHAESKFFRDGKRYARRVTLEDSPSPDFVEEPTDHWHVVGSAHGNSLNLVSEKLAPSSFDMYDDFLSPSKDTDGENITEDLPPETTSVDRKNPLCRPLETCKPKHTLRPAKHLHFRFGGKYRSTTARSKLEKGALMKGFARQRQLATVDLSVTSVLQRAPLSPKQKKLSQFAFLNSHRYSKDERKNI; from the coding sequence ATGGGTATTCCCAATCTACTGCAGGGTCTCAAGTTTGCCGTCAAAAAGGGCAACATCCGAGACTATTCAGATCAAGCCGTGGCGGTCGACGCGTCTTCCTGGTTCCACAAGTCGGTCTACGCCATTGCCGATCACTACGTAGAAGTTCTCGAGCGTACGGGACGTGCCGATGCCCGTTCCATAGCCGCCGCTACACAATACGTGAACAAACGTTGTCACGAAATTCTCACCTACGCCCGTATCCGCAAAATCTATCTCGTCATGGACGGGGCCCGCTGCCCGCTGAAGGTCGTTACCAACGATGATCGCGAGCGACGACGGCAAGAGAATTTGGCCGAAGCACGGGTCtttcgtcaacaaaagcgACCGGACAAAATGTACGAAAAATACAAGGCCTGTATCAAGGTCAAGGCGGACTTGGCTGCGGCCGTGGCACAAAATATCGCTAGCGCGTTTCCTGGGAAAGTGGAGCTCGTTTGGGCACCTTACGAGGCGGATGCGCAACTAGTCAAGCTGGCAATGAACGGCACCGTACAGGCGATCATTACTGAGGACTCCGATGTCTTAGTGTACGCCGCAACTTGTGAAACGACGGTTTCGGTACTCTTTAAACTGGATCGGAACACGGGGAGCTGCGATATAATTTCCATGGCGTGGTTGCTAGATCCTACCGAAACTTTGGTAAACCCCTCCAAAGCTAACCCGAAAAAAGCGTCGGGGATCGAACAGATTGTGGATGCCTTTGTTAGCCGTCAGTTGCGCGATCCGGGACGGGGAGTTCGTCTCTTTGTACAAGCGTGTATTCTGACAGGCTGCGACTATTCGCCAAATCAGCTCTCCGGTGTGGGATTTGTGAACGCCTTTAAGCACGTTCAGAGCGCCATGCACAAAGACTCGAAAGATCGGTTTCGACACGTACTAAAGATGCTTCCACGCAAAGCGAAGGACCATCTGGATCCAGTCGTGTACGAAGAGCTTCTGGCGCAGAGTGAATCCGTCTTTTACTACCACCCGGTCCGAGAGCCCGACGGCCGCGTGGTCTTTCTTCGAGAGCCGGACACAGCCAATGAGCATTGGCCCTCTCTGGATCGATTCAACGGTaatctttcgtttcttgGAGAAATTCGAAATGCATCCGACGGGACGATGCAAGTGCTGCATCCAAAGGAACATGAAGTCGCATTTCCGCAGCCATCAGTCAATGCTCCCGCCGATCGAGTCTGTCGACCGGCGTCTTCTTTTTTCACGAAGAATCCAAACACTCGAGGTGGCAAACCTGTTAAGGTCTCCAACCCGTACCAGCAGGCCGAAAAGCGGCCGCGAACAGAGAACCGAGCACCACTGCAACCGAAAAGCCCAAATGAGAAGACTACCAAAAGGAGCCGCAAACCATTTTCAAAACTCTGTGCCAGCAAAGAGAATACCGATCGTCTACAACAGCATTTTGGTAGCTCCAAAAACGATGTCCGCTTTGTTTTGCCATCGTTTACATCCGAGGGAGCTCGAGTTCCCCCTCGCACTCTTTTTTCGGCACTACGCAAACCGAAAAAGGTTACATCGGGGGCTGCTCCTTTTCAAATCAACGATGAAAATAACGATGAGAATGCAATCTGTAACAAAAATCCTATTCCCCAGAACTCTCCGATTTGCGTCCCACCTGCACTTCCAGAAGACACGCGACAATTTCTGAAGTTGTCGGCCGAAGACTCTCAACGGCGGAAAGTATCGTACTCGCCCCAAAACACAGAAGGAAAGGTAGCGGTCTGCAAAACTTTCGTTCCCTCTCCACAATTGGATAGTGAGGAAATGTATCCGATCAAAAACCACGCCGAAAGCAAGTTTTTCCGTGATGGGAAACGGTATGCTCGGCGAGTTACGCTAGAAGATTCTCCTTCACCCGATTTTGTCGAGGAGCCAACGGACCATTGGCATGTCGTCGGCAGCGCACATGGCAACAGCTTGAATCTGGTTTCTGAAAAGTTAGCGCCTTCCTCCTTTGACATGTATGATGATTTCTTATCCCCCAGCAAAGACACTGATGGCGAGAATATCACTGAGGATTTGCCTCCCGAGACGACATCCGTAGACCGAAAAAATCCTCTTTGTCGTCCGCTGGAGACTTGCAAACCCAAGCACACGCTTCGTCCGGCTAAACACCTTCACTTTCGATTCGGCGGAAAATACCGGTCCACTACGGCTCGGAGTAAGCTTGAAAAGGGGGCTTTGATGAAAGGATTTGCCCGACAGCGGCAGCTTGCCACCGTTGACCTTTCTGTCACATCGGTCTTGCAACGGGCACCGCTAAGTCCAAAACAGAAGAAGTTATCGCAATTTGCTTTTCTCAATTCGCATCGTTATTCAAAAGATGAACGGAAAAACATATAA
- a CDS encoding predicted protein, with translation CPHYDRKCTMIAPCCGAAFGCRICHDDYTHHAIDRFAVQEVICRECFTRQSSRTNHCINCSVQFGAYHCNICNLWMSDEERPYHCEDCGFCRVGGAESFLHCHDCGMCIDKNLYDNHNCKSGKYKSNCPVCQEYLFSSRSASHEMPCGHAIHWDCFRQLAAHDSRCPVCKKTAETRERMMPTWSCMASNIAMQPIPPELSRVVNITCNDCEQRQDARAWHFLGIQCHTCSSFNT, from the exons TGCCCACACTACGATCGCAAATGTACCATGATTGCTCCCTGCTGTGGAGCCGCCTTTGGGTGTCGTATCTGTCACGATGATT ACACGCACCACGCAATTGATCGTTTTGCGGTCCAGGAAGTAATTTGTCGAGAATGCTTTACCAGGCAATCGAGTAGAAC GAACCACTGTATCAACTGCAGTGTACAATTCGGCGCCTATCATTGCAACATTTGCAACCTGTGGATGTCGGACGAAGAGCGTCCCTACCACTGTGAAGACTGTGGCTTCTGCCGCGTGGGTGGCGCCGAAAGCTTTCTGCATTGCCACGATTGTGGTATGTGCATCGACAAGAACTTGTATGACAATCACAATTGCAAGTCCGGAAAATACAAATCCAACTGTCCCGTTTGTCAAGAATATCTCTTTTCGTCGCGCTCGGCATCGCACGAAATGCCCTGTGGACACGCCATTCATTGGGACTGCTTTCGGCAGCTTGCCGCTCACGATAGCCGCTGCCCCGTTTGTAAAAAGACGGCCGAGACGCGGGAAAGAATGATGCCGACATGGTCCTGTATGGCGTCGAACATAGCCATGCAACCCATCCCCCCCGAACTCTCGCGGGTCGTTAATATTACCTGTAACGATTGTGAGCAACGACAGGATGCTCGGGCTTGGCACTTTTTGGGAATTCAGTGTCACACTTGTTCCAGTTTCAATACA
- a CDS encoding predicted protein, whose translation MYFPNCVTHDTTQQTSTRWANPILPFFTSHTQSTKENASRAITHRVDCNEIPKFRCSCCPSLCLEVNPILDTFLCFHDVYRPSSNKRFDRMKIQIPLLVIPLWISGTFAFSVPCPCPNAVATTANGLASTRCRSSKNIQSSFIALKATNGKDGSVSAQGDSAIQWELFHKHHLGDWKGIWTTYDYIGDVQDETVASVDIQATGGDKDDPTSTIVQTHNVVVGAKRSDCASCFDSMEIKSIPVASYKANDLRKARLAACSMINGPSLLRSGTMATELVLRHGDGRVRVVFQHAPVWAKDVEPGSCPPQGLKLFRAMVSREAQRATAPTAESEAANPPVEGNPVFYRPVPPFHWHKKWSGSSWTWGPQSGNRGWMMDEMEEVDAWHGSAPVECWNLRLPGGVFIQGPRIVTDANTELFRLAWLPDDGTLLRVEAGVLALQPMLVEDDMMVGFEPPSLASLRCDVLKKVGDLEGEPMFARITDYKQDGTVATDGSNASLNEDDDNSMGLQAIRDALAP comes from the coding sequence ATGTACTTCCCGAACTGCGTCACCCACGACACGACACAGCAAACTTCAACCCGTTGGGCAAATCCAATCCTTCCCTTCTTCACCAGTCACACACAGTCCACCAAGGAAAACGCGTCCCGAGCTATTACCCACCGCGTTGACTGTAACGAGATACCTAAATTTCGTTGTTCATGTTGCCCATCGCTGTGTCTAGAAGTGAACCCCATCCTAGACACATTCCTTTGTTTTCACGACGTGTACCGTCCTTCTAGTAACAAACGTTTTGATAGAATGAAAATTCAAATTCCGTTGCTCGTGATACCACTTTGGATAAGTGGGACGTTTGCATTTTCAGTCCCCTGCCCGTGTCCCAATGCTGTAgccaccaccgccaacgGTCTCGCATCGACACGCTGTCGGTCGTCCAAGAACATTCAATCCTCTTTTATTGCCTTGAAAGCAACCAACGGGAAGGATGGTAGCGTTAGCGCACAGGGTGACTCTGCAATTCAATGGGAACTCTTCCACAAGCATCACCTTGGTGATTGGAAGGGAATTTGGACGACCTACGATTACATTGGTGATGTGCAGGACGAAACGGTCGCTAGTGTAGATATTCAAGCCACGGGTGGTGACAAGGATGACCCTACGAGTACGATAGTCCAAACACACAATGTCGTTGTGGGTGCCAAGCGCTCCGATTGTGCCTCCTGCTTTGATTCTATGGAAATCAAATCCATTCCGGTAGCTTCCTACAAAGCCAACGATTTACGGAAAGCCCGGCTGGCCGCTTGTAGTATGATCAATGGACCTTCCCTTCTCCGCTCGGGTACCATGGCAACCGAGCTCGTCCTACGGCATGGTGACGGTCGCGTGCGTGTCGTCTTTCAACACGCTCCAGTCTGGGCCAAGGATGTTGAGCCGGGGTCCTGTCCACCACAAGGACTGAAACTCTTTCGCGCAATGGTATCACGCGAAGCCCAACGTGCAACAGCGCCGACGGCTGAATCGGAAGCAGCGAATCCACCCGTCGAGGGAAATCCCGTATTCTACCGACCCGTGCCACCGTTTCATTGGCACAAAAAATGGTCCGGGTCTTCCTGGACCTGGGGTCCCCAAAGTGGAAATCGCGGATGGATGatggacgaaatggaagaagtTGATGCCTGGCATGGGAGTGCGCCGGTGGAATGCTGGAATTTGCGATTGCCGGGAGGAGTGTTTATTCAAGGACCACGTATTGTGACCGATGCCAATACGGAACTCTTCCGATTGGCCTGGTTGCCAGACGACGGAACCCTATTGCGGGTGGAAGCGGGAGTGCTGGCCTTGCAGCCGATGTTGGTCGAAGACGATATGATGGTAGGTTTTGAACCGCCTAGCTTGGCAAGTTTGCGCTGTGAcgttttgaaaaaggttGGCGATTTGGAAGGTGAACCGATGTTTGCCAGAATCACGGACTACAAGCAAGATGGGACGGTAGCGACGGACGGTAGCAATGCGTCACTaaacgaagacgacgacaactcGATGGGTCTACAAGCTATTCGTGATGCCCTCGCTCCGTGA
- the ATPase-P4 gene encoding P4, P type ATPase (phospholipid-transporting ATPase; P4 type), with product MARVKVVAPDRILVPGKSNLDRCDNKVVSARYTALTFFPVAILEQFRRFANLYFLIVGCIMALGEYTDAFETAISPWTTLGPLAFVISISLLVEGSADYKRHKNDGDTNNAPSEVKIAFQKVRRMDIRQGQFVLLKNRNMVPADIVLLASSNDHGGAYIETSSIDGETNLKLRNSPRLPPSRGSAFDADSSPPSTGFDDGKYIAALVTEPPNPSVHTFSGKLTLPPFKTGESPIDIPLGADNVLLRGAVLRNTEWAIGVAFFTGTDTKLIQNSFETPSKFSVLDRLMNYTVLAILCIMVGCIAYLATQADESEPWPYLPNLPPPAWETSSNNWLQFFFLYVTLLNNFIPLSLYVTVEFITFCMLWFIYADREMYDDTTNTRAVARSTIVTDLGRVQYIFSDKTGTLTQNVMRFKRCSVDGMAFGAPIQKAAPGAQNDADDAPFLPLRQLLVGQFKSQRTAGLEGLGGSTSSDAAPVDKKLTFNAEMFLRVLSLCHTVVDRNGRGDEREKGPDGAPYGYAYQAESPDEGALVSAASTTYGFQVIGRDAAGIRLRVKEKEETWTILAVNKFDSDRKRMSILLRSPPELGSLPILFCKGADSAMLDPAIVSNMANMLGLQAHLGDFASEGLRTLVLGMRVLTEAECEEWLIVYKEAAVALKDRSELLTKAALQIERNIHIVGATAIEDKLQKGVPKTIATLGEAGIKLWVLTGDKRETAVEIGYSTHVLTPRMHLTQVPDNGKYHVRTQMMFAIDRQVRKGHLKKHMHWQRLAAIEEDGGSRRAVTVVPPKASDGPRALVIEGAALKHLLGDPEMEEILFSVASSCDAVIACRVSPQQKALLVKLVRYNVKPEPISLAIGDGANDVGMIQEAHVGIGISGKEGQQAVNASDFAIAQFRFLEELVLIHGRWNFFRLSTVVLYSFYKNALMAGILIVFASRTVYSGTPLFDEWLIAMLNFVAAAPIVALGLFDRCLSKEYVRSHPEVYKATRENELITFRTLLRWIALTFVHIFTLFF from the exons ATGGCTCGCGTAAAGGTCGTGGCGCCGGACCGCATTTTGGTCCCGGGGAAATCCAACCTCGATCGATGTGACAACAAGGTCGTTTCGGCGCGATACACTGCGCTTACCTTTTTTCCGGTG GCAATTTTGGAGCAGTTTCGTCGGTTCGCCAATCTTTACTTTTTGATTGTGGGCTGCATCATGGCGTTGGGCGAGTACACGGACGCCTTTGAGACGGCCATTTCCCCCTGGACGACGCTGGGTCCGCTCGCCTTTGTCATTAGCATTTCTCTCCTTGTCGAAGGCTCGGCCGATTACAAGCGTCACAAGAACGACGGAGACACCAACAATGCCCCCT CCGAGGTCAAGATCGCTTTTCAGAAGGTGCGACGCATGGATATTCGACAAGGACAGTTTGTTCTCCTCAAGAATCGCAACATGGTTCCCGCCGATATTGTTCTTTTGGCAAGCTCTAACGATCACGGGGGTGCCTACATTGAGACTTCCTCAATCGACGGTGAAACCAACCTCAAATTGCGTAATTCTCCTCGTTTACCACCTTCC CGGGGTTCGGCGTTCGATGCCGACAGCAGCCCTCCTAGTACTGGCTTTGATGACGGCAAGTATATTGCGGCACTCGTCACGGAGCCACCAAATCCAAGTGTGCACACTTTCAGCGGAAAGCTTACCCTGCCGCCATTCAAGACCGGAGAATCTCCTATCGACATTCCGCTGGGTGCAGACAATGTCTTACTTCGTGGGGCTGTTCTACGAAATACGGAATGGGCTATTGGTGTAGCCTTCTTCACGGGAACCGACACTAAATTGATTCAAAACTCTTTCGAGACGCCGTCGAAATTCAGTGTATTGGATCGTCTCATGAACTACACTGTATTGGCAATTCTTTGTATTATGGTCGGATGCATTGCCTACTTGGCCACGCAGGCG GATGAGTCAGAGCCATGGCCTTACTTGCCGAATCTTCCTCCCCCGGCGTGGGAGACTTCCTCGAATAACTGGCTTcaatttttctttctgtaTGTGACGTTGTTGAACAACTTTATTCCGTTGAGTCTATACGTTACGGTTGAGTTTATTACTTTTTGCATGCTTTGGTTCATCTACGCCGATCGCGAAATGTACGACGACACTACTAATACACGTGCTGTTGCTCGGAGCACTATTGTTACCGATCTTGGTCGGGTTCAGTACATTTTCTCCGATAAGACCGGTACTTTGACTCAAAACGTAATGCGCTTCAAACGCTGCTCAGTGGACGGAATGGCATTCGGGGCGCCCATCCAGAAAGCGGCTCCCGGGGCCCAaaacgatgccgacgacgctCCTTTCCTGCCTCTACGTCAGCTTCTTGTGGGTCAATTCAAGTCTCAAAGGACAGCTGGTCTGGAGGGACTGGGAGGCTCCACTTCTTCGGATGCGGCTCCTGTTGACAAGAAATTAACCTTCAATGCCGAAATGTTTCTCCGAGTACTAAGTCTGTGCCAcactgttgtt GACAGAAACGGACGAGGGGACGAACGGGAAAAAGGCCCGGATGGTGCACCGTACGGCTATGCCTATCAAGCAGAGTCTCCAGACGAAGGGGCCCTCGTTTCTGCAGCAAGTACAACGTATGGATTTCAGGTCATTGGTCGCGATGCGGCCGGTATTCGGTTGCGTGTTA aagaaaaggaggaaacATGGACCATTCTAGCCGTCAACAAGTTCGATTCAGACCGAAAACGCATGTCGATTCTATTGCGCTCACCGCCTGAGCTCGGCTCCCTTCCTATTCTGTTTTGCAAAGGAGCAGACTCGGCAATGCTCGACCCTGCAATTGTTTCCAAT ATGGCCAATATGTTGGGGCTACAAGCGCACCTTGGTGATTTTGCTTCGGAAGGGCTGAGAACTCTAGTACTGGGCATGAGGGTTCTGACGGAGGCGGAGTGCGAAGAGTGGCTCATAGTTTACAAAGAAGCCGCTGTCGCACTTAAAGATCGATCGGAACTTCTCACAAAAGCTGCACTCCAGATTGAGCGAAATATTCATATTGTTGGTGCAACAGCAATTGAAGACAAGCTTCAGAAGGGTGTTCCAAAGACAATTGCAACTCTTGGAGAAGCAGGCATCAAACTTTGGGTCTTGACCGGGGATAAGCGTGAGACTGCAGTCGAAATCGGATATTCTACCCATGTTCTTACTCCAAGAATGCATTTGACTCAAGTTCCTGACAATGGCAAATATCATGTTCGGACTCAGAT GATGTTTGCGATTGATCGACAGGTTCGGAAAGGACATTTGAAGAAGCACATGCATTGGCAGCGACTTGCCGCCATCGAGGAAGATGGGGGATCAAGAAGAGCAGTTACGGTAGTGCCACCGAAAGCTAGTGACGGGCCTAGAGCGTTAGTAATTGAAGGTGCTGCTTTGAAGCATTTGTTGGGTGATCCGGAAATGGAAGAGATTTTGTTTTCCGTTGCAAGCAGCTGTGATGCTGTCATTGCCTGCCGTGTAAGCCCGCAACAAAAGGCTCTTTTAGTGAAGCTGGTACGATATAACGTAAAGCCTGAACCAATCTCGTTGGCAATTGGCGATGGAGCCAACGACGTCGGAATGATTCAAGAAGCTCACGTTGGAATTGGCATCTCGGGGAAGGAAGGCCAACAAGCTGTAAATGCTTCCGATTTTGCGATAGCTCAGTTCAGGTTTCTGGAGGAACTCGTTTTGATACACGGCCGGTGGAATTTTTTTCGTCTTAGTACGGTGGTTTTGTACTCATTTTACAAGAACGCTTTAATGGCTGGAATTCTTATCGTGTTTGCATCTCGGACCGTCTACAGTGGCACGCCCTTGTTCGACGAGTGGTTGATTGCGATGCTTAACTTTGTAGCCGCGGCTCCAATTGTGGCCCTCGGGCTTTTTGATCGCTGCTTAAGCAAAGAATACGTTCGAAGCCATCCCGAAGTCTACAAGGCAACACGAGAGAACGAGTTGATCACCTTTCGGACCTTGTTGCGATGGATTGCTTTGACATTTGTCCATATTTTCACGCTCTTCTTTTT
- the CYCP1 gene encoding predicted protein, with amino-acid sequence MTVDIANTWLAMGFRRSRLNRHSQSAAKLLRDAESVDQTHTAHRRDPNGRNAGMVLGRNHTARDDEAGSGIEGSMSYHDVVFRVTAIPYDSSISRVDLGLRPSRVRRQRTPRRPSPVRIRLNRTPARERKREWAPTTTEVIGSRRRVLPAKQRRTSIRSPTRRTKACFRSRETGVVLRQQHPRDSPVPPDYTGFPVNSMNSAWRTATDPNTGRTYYYHVETRETQWRKPMELASETERQEMEEKERRQRDFFAAMEANILRNLSQEQPNSSSVLSIVAENERGETKHPEGLAAPIQPSKLSRGAFAQRTSSLLRPNLVRTISTMDEAVITDLVKRVPSHRSILHSDPDEISFLPHDVMAKNESFRLARNSSQMLSIDEVMQESQSHGFNLEQLNLQDSGVVKRRQSDVSLGPANAVTLAKEPSFGTILGTLPDDHDPNSRQSSFYGSSALDESSFNFGLSTEETLALQKLAEVSNSMSRLSFGASRDFLGEIGEEEDEDDSESSEIVMTRGSAMVLPERRLSSEACLAPRNRNNLSSFHTARSHFDASQSSMPSLAEMNPLASGPYSSSTRFQDSLTASRNERERALLEGDGSGQQSPTEWNESTATNLEWDPTVEEKEAEASPNAVRPKITRAISNKKPAELLASRPGIGSRRNTCGTLYVGSTMSDPDKDASIKCVCGVLRAHILQSELEENAAAAAATDEYRIFNDLESQQRSLKKKFRPNVDFVVKPPPPSLEDISTFYRDVFTRAQMETDCIIMSLIYVERLVKVTDGKLRPHQSNWRSILFSCMVLSSKVWDDMSMWNADFSQTCPAGIEFTLQRINALEVAVLSALSYEVKVPASEYAKYYFLLRSMIIKSGLGGQDLMKNPLDIEGARRLQAVSERYQVGVSKPGGLANFRSKSVGATVALEGSSNKVTAIEQPSQKKIGLEHVMRM; translated from the exons ATGACGGTCGACATTGCCAACACCTGGCTCGCCATGGGCTTTCGTCGCTCCCGACTGAATCGGCACTCGCAATCGGCGGCCAAGCTCTTACGGGATGCGGAAAGTGTCGACCAGACACACACTGCGCATCGGCGGGATCCTAACGGCCGCAATGCTGGCATGGTTCTGGGTAGGAACCACACGGCCAGGGACGATGAGGCCGGATCCGGCATCGAGGGCTCGATGTCCTACCACGATGTCGTATTCCGTGTCACTGCTATCCCGTACGACTCGAGCATCTCGCGTGTCGACTTGGGACTCCGACCTTCCCGTGTACGGCGCCAGCGGACGCCGCGTCGCCCGTCCCCCGTTCGTATCAGACTGAATCGTACCCCGGCGCGGGAACGAAAACGGGAATGGGCACCTACAACGACCGAGGTCATCGGAAGCCGCCGGCGGGTCCTACCAGCGAAACAGCGTAGGACATCGATTAGGTCGCCGACCCGTCGAACGAAAGCTTGTTTCCGATCCAGAGAAACCGGAGTTGTATTGCGACAGCAGCATCCGCGAGACTCACCAGTTCCTCCAGATTACACCGGATTCCCGGTCAATAGTATGAATTCGGCATGGCGGACGGCTACGGATCCCAACACCGGACGGACGTACTATTATCACGTGGAAACGAGGGAAACGCAATGGCGGAAACCCATGGAATTGGCTAGTGAAACGGAACGCCAGgagatggaagaaaaagaaaggcGACAGCGTGATTTCTTTGCGGCAATGGAAGCCAACATTCTACGGAATCTGTCTCAAGAACAGCCTAACAGCAGCAGCGTTTTGTCGATTGTCGCTGAGAACGAACGAGGGGAAACCAAACATCCCGAAGGCTTGGCGGCTCCAATCCAACCTTCCAAACTGTCCCGAGGTGCGTTTGCCCAACGGACTTCTTCCTTGCTACGACCCAATCTTGTACGAACCATTTCTAccatggacgaagccgtCATCACGGACCTCGTCAAACGCGTTCCTTCCCATCGTAGTATTCTACACAGTGATCCCGACGAAATCTCTTTTCTACCCCACGACGTCATGGCAAAAAATGAGTCCTTTCGACTGGCACGGAATTCCTCGCAAATGCTATCGATCGACGAAGTTATGCAAGAGTCGCAATCGCACGGATTTAATTTAGAACAATTGAATTTGCAAGATTCCGGAGTGGTGAAGCGGCGGCAATCCGACGTGAGCTTGGGACCCGCCAATGCGGTAACCCTTGCCAAAGAACCTTCCTTTGGTACCATACTTGGGACGCTACCGGACGATCACGATCCCAATTCGAGGCAGAGCAGTTTTTACGGAAGCTCGGCACTGGACGAATCTAGTTTCAACTTTGGGTTGTCAACCGAAGAGACCCTAGCTCTACAAAAGCTTGCCGAGGTTTCCAATAGCATGTCGCGTCTCAGTTTCGGAGCCTCGCGCGACTTTTTGGGAGAAATTggggaggaggaagacgaagacgattccgAATCGAGCGAAATAGTCATGACCCGAGGCTCcgcaatggtgttgccgGAACGACGACTTTCGTCGGAGGCCTGCCTTGCTCCCCGAAATCGTAACAACCTCTCCAGTTTTCACACGGCACGTAGCCATTTTGACGCCAGTCAATCCTCCATGCCCTCTCTAGCCGAAATGAACCCGCTGGCGTCTGGTCCGTACTCGTCGTCAACACGCTTTCAAGATAGCTTAACGGCCTCACGCAACGAGAGGGAACGAGCACTTTTGGAAGGAGACGGTTCGGGACAGCAGTCACCAACGGAATGGAACGAATCTACGGCGACGAATTTAGAGTGGGATCCCACcgttgaagaaaaagaagcggaAGCGTCGCCCAACGCAGTCCGACCGAAAATTACCCGTGCCATTAGTAATAAAAAACCtgccgagcttttagcaTCGCGTCCGGGAATTGGTTCGCGACGAAACACGTGCGGAACGCTCTACGTTGGGAGTACCATGTCGGATCCCGACAAGGACGCCTCCATCAAG TGCGTGTGTGGCGTACTTCGGGCTCATATTTTGCAATCGGAACTGGAAGAGAATGCcgcggctgctgctgcgaCTGACGAGTATCGAATCTTTAACGACCTCGAATCGCAGCAGAGATCACTCAAGAAAAAGTTTCGACCGAATGTTGACTTTGTCGTGAAGCCGCCTCCGCCATCCCTCGAGGACATAAGCACGTTCTACCGGGATGTCTTTACCCGGGCCCAAATGGAAACGGATTGTATTATTATGAGTCTAATTTACGTGGAACGGTTGGTCAAAGTCACGGATGGAAAGCTTCGGCCACACCAGAGCAACTGGCGCTCCATTCTGTTTAGCTGCATGGTGCTCTCCAGCAAAGTCTGGGACGATATGTCAATG TGGAACGCCGACTTTAGTCAGACCTGCCCAGCGGGCATCGAATTCACTTTACAGCGGATCAACGCTTTGGAGGTGGCCGTGCTGTCTGCGCTGTCGTACGAAGTGAAGGTACCGGCTTCGGAATACGCCAAGTACTACTTTTTGCTACGATCCATGATAATCAAGAGCGGTTTGGGGGGCCAAGATTTGATGAAAAATCCGCTCGACATTGAGGGCGCCCGGCGCTTACAGGCCGTCTCGGAGCGCTACCAAGTCGGTGTTTCCAAACCGGGGGGCCTCGCCAACTTTCGATCGAAGAGTGTGGGTGCCACCGTCGCGTTGGAAGGCAGCTCGAACAAGGTCACCGCAATCGAACAGCCCTCACAGAAGAAGATTGGCTTGGAGCACGTAATGCGCATGTAA